The Gouania willdenowi chromosome 7, fGouWil2.1, whole genome shotgun sequence genome includes a window with the following:
- the LOC114466765 gene encoding vesicular inhibitory amino acid transporter-like, giving the protein MAHLIRHKLTNKLTNAAHTVSNKSQAKVSGVFARLGFQATTDDEGVGFAECDDLDYDYRQGMQMDVLRGEEEDGHMDGDGGLEGDSHYQRDGTGAMLSSLKTRGSLDEDKPKITSWEAGWNVTNAIQGMFVLGLPYAILHGGYLGLFLIIFAAVVCCYTGKILIACLYEENEDGIKVRVRDSYVDIANACCAPRFPALGGHVVNVAQIIELIMTCILYVVVSGNLMYNSFPGFPVSQKAWSVVATAALLPCAFLKNLKAVSKFSLLCSLAHFVINVLVIAYCLSRAREWAWEKVKFYIDVKKFPISIGIIVFSYTSQIFLPSLEGNMQKPSEFHCMMDWTHISACVLKGLFALVAYLTWADATKEVITDNLPSTIRAVVNLFLVAKALLSYPLPFFAAVEVLEKSLFQDGGRAIFPDCYGPGGQLKSWGLCLRVALVVFTLLMAVFVPHFALLMGLTGSLTGAGLCFLLPSLFHLKLQWRNLMWHHVFFDVAIFVIGGICAISGFIHSIEGLIEAFRYNIHD; this is encoded by the exons ATGGCTCATCTCATCAGGCACAAGCTCACCAACAAACTGACAAACGCAGCCCACACGGTATCCAATAAATCCCAAGCCAAGGTCAGCGGGGTCTTCGCCCGCCTGGGCTTCCAGGCCACCACAGACGATGAAGGCGTGGGTTTCGCAGAGTGTGACGACCTGGACTATGACTACAGACAAGGGATGCAGATGGATGTCCTTCGGGGAGAAGAGGAAGATGGACACATGGATGGAGATGGGGGTCTCGAGGGGGACAGCCATTACCAGAGGGACGGCACTGGAGCCATGCTTTCTTCACTGAAGACCAGAGGCTCGCTGGATGAGGATAAACCTAAAATCACGTCGTGGGAAGCTGGCTGGAACGTTACTAACGCCATCCAG GGCATGTTCGTCCTCGGCCTGCCGTACGCCATCCTCCACGGCGGATACCTTGGTCTCTTCCTCATCATCTTTGCTGCTGTGGTGTGCTGTTACACGGGAAAGATCCTCATCGCCTGTCTGTACGAGGAGAACGAGGACGGGATCAAAGTGCGTGTCAGGGACTCGTACGTGGACATCGCCAACGCCTGCTGCGCCCCCCGCTTCCCGGCGTTAGGTGGCCACGTCGTAAACGTGGCCCAGATCATAGAGCTGATCATGACCTGTATTCTTTACGTGGTAGTCAGCGGAAACCTAATGTACAACAGCTTCCCCGGGTTCCCGGTGTCTCAGAAAGCCTGGTCCGTAGTGGCAACGGCCGCACTCCTGCCGTGTGCATTTCTGAAGAATCTGAAGGCTGTGTCCAAGTTCAGTTTACTGTGCTCGCTGGCGCACTTCGTCATAAACGTCCTCGTCATCGCCTACTGCCTCTCCAGGGCACGAGAGTGGGCGTGGGAGAAGGTGAAGTTTTACATCGATGTGAAAAAGTTCCCCATCTCCATTGGCATCATCGTATTTAGCTACACCTCACAGATCTTCCTTCCCTCTCTAGAGGGGAACATGCAGAAGCCGAGCGAATTCCACTGCATGATGGATTGGACACATATCTCAGCCTGCGTCCTGAAGGGTCTCTTTGCTCTCGTGGCTTACTTGACATGGGCTGATGCCACCAAAGAGGTCATCACGGACAACCTACCTTCCACCATCAGGGCTGTGGTGAACCTCTTCCTTGTTGCCAAGGCTCTGCTGTCCTACCCGCTGCCCTTCTTTGCTGCAGTTGAAGTTCTGGAGAAGTCTCTGTTCCAGGATGGTGGGAGGGCCATCTTCCCTGACTGCTACGGCCCTGGTGGCCAGTTGAAATCATGGGGTCTGTGTCTTAGGGTGGCACTGGTGGTCTTCACATTGCTAATGGCAGTTTTTGTTCCTCACTTTGCCCTCCTGATGGGTTTAACTGGGAGCTTAACTGGTGCTGGCCTGTGCTTCCTCCTGCCCAGTCTCTTCCATCTAAAGCTCCAGTGGAGAAACCTCATGTGGCACCATGTCTTCTTTGACGTTGCCATCTTTGTTATTGGTGGTATATGTGCCATATCTGGTTTCATTCACTCAATTGAAGGACTCATTGAAGCATTCAGGTACAATATCCATGACTGA